The following proteins come from a genomic window of Paenibacillus swuensis:
- a CDS encoding discoidin domain-containing protein — protein MFSKSASLKSNPFFILSLVLVVLLSQFTLYPSTSSAAGGPNLTLGKTITASGQADVYTPNNVKDGNPTTYWESTNNAFPQWIQVDLGANTSFDQIVLKLPAGWETRTQTLSVQGSTNGSTFTNIVGSAGYVFNPAIAGNSVTINFASTNTRYVRLNLTGNTAWPAAQLSEFEIYGAATEPPPTTPPPTGNNIAPSKPITASSVTQSFVASNANDNNTSTYWEGGSNPSQLTLDLLANQNVTSIVLKLNPASDWATRTQTIQVLGHNQDTTTFSNLVAAQTYTFNPSTGNTVTIPVTATVKRLQLNITTNSGAPAGQIAEFQVYGTPVPNPDLTISGMSSSPASPIESNAITLNANVSNIGNAGSPASSVNFYLNNQLAGSAPVSALPAGQSTTVSLNVGNKNAGSYIISSKIDESNTVIELNDANNAYSNPSPLVVSAVPSSDLIATATWNPSNPSAGNTVTFTANLKNEGNVASAGGAHAITLTLKNASGTTIQTLNGSYSGAIAAGQSVSVNMGTWTAVNGGYTVTTTVAADANEVSIKQTNNTSTTSLYTGRGANMPFTVIEAELPSNVTNGTKLAPNFTPGDFAGEASGRSAVHLDATGEYVEFTLTSPANAFVLRNAVAENTTGTVTIYANGTNKGKFNVSSKFSYLYASPTTLGRLGYDNAGTKAYWLYEDSQLMLDQVYPAGTKIKIQKEAGDVSWIYVDMIETENVAPAATNPDPSKYVQVSASKSIEQALNEFRQDATKKGIFIPAGTWTINSKIFIYGRATEIIGAGPWHTKLTAPQDQSNTDVGFNIAATANGSTIKDLSAWGNYIYRQDGPGKFIDGNGMQNVTIQNVWAEHFVCLYWGVNSSNNTFKNNRIKNTFADGINMTNGSSNNIIDNNYSRGAGDDAFALFSASDAGGSYNTGNKYTNLTAVCVRRAAAFAVYGGSDNLFQNLYGADTLTYPGITISSYSFGYNTLGFGDVDTVFDGITLDRTGGDFWTSVGADDKINDYQNFGAIWFYVGDRTFKNVVVKNVDINNSVYFGLMFQTMYPNALAMQNVRVENVNINNPVRYGIKLVARAEQGQGPVVGSASFKNVKVNNPGVSAIYGESLSPNFTVNRVSGNNW, from the coding sequence ATGTTCTCAAAAAGCGCATCGCTAAAAAGTAATCCATTCTTCATCCTATCCTTGGTCCTAGTTGTGCTACTATCGCAGTTTACGCTATATCCTTCCACATCTTCCGCAGCAGGCGGACCTAACCTGACGTTGGGCAAAACAATAACAGCAAGCGGTCAAGCCGATGTATACACACCGAATAACGTGAAAGACGGCAATCCGACAACCTACTGGGAAAGCACGAACAACGCGTTTCCGCAATGGATTCAGGTCGATCTCGGCGCGAATACGAGTTTTGATCAGATCGTATTGAAACTCCCGGCCGGCTGGGAAACACGTACCCAAACTCTGTCTGTTCAAGGCAGCACGAACGGCTCCACGTTCACCAACATCGTAGGCTCCGCAGGATATGTATTCAATCCTGCCATCGCCGGCAACTCGGTCACGATTAATTTCGCATCAACCAACACTCGCTACGTTCGTCTAAATCTAACTGGTAATACAGCTTGGCCAGCCGCGCAGCTGTCCGAGTTTGAAATATACGGCGCGGCTACTGAACCCCCTCCCACTACGCCTCCGCCGACAGGCAACAATATTGCACCAAGCAAACCGATCACCGCATCCTCTGTTACTCAGTCATTCGTAGCTTCAAATGCAAACGATAACAATACCAGCACGTACTGGGAAGGCGGCAGCAATCCGAGTCAACTGACGTTGGACCTCCTTGCCAATCAAAACGTTACATCCATCGTGCTGAAATTGAACCCAGCCTCAGATTGGGCGACACGGACCCAAACGATCCAAGTGCTCGGCCACAACCAGGACACTACAACATTCAGTAATTTAGTCGCAGCACAAACTTATACTTTCAATCCCTCTACAGGTAACACCGTCACCATTCCGGTTACAGCCACGGTAAAGCGGCTGCAACTGAACATCACGACCAACTCCGGCGCCCCGGCGGGTCAGATCGCCGAGTTTCAAGTGTACGGCACGCCTGTGCCTAACCCGGACTTGACGATTAGCGGCATGTCTTCTTCGCCTGCTTCCCCGATCGAGTCGAACGCGATCACGCTTAACGCGAACGTTTCGAATATAGGCAACGCCGGCTCGCCCGCCTCATCCGTCAACTTCTACTTGAACAATCAACTGGCCGGCTCCGCACCGGTCAGCGCTCTTCCAGCCGGCCAATCGACAACAGTATCTCTAAATGTAGGGAATAAGAATGCGGGATCGTACATCATTAGCTCCAAAATTGACGAGAGCAACACGGTTATCGAGCTGAACGACGCAAACAACGCGTACTCGAATCCGTCGCCGCTTGTTGTCTCCGCCGTGCCGAGTTCCGATTTAATCGCAACAGCGACATGGAATCCGTCGAATCCAAGCGCAGGCAATACCGTCACCTTTACGGCAAACCTTAAGAACGAAGGCAATGTCGCTTCCGCAGGCGGCGCTCATGCCATCACGTTAACACTTAAGAACGCGTCAGGCACAACCATCCAAACGCTGAATGGCTCCTATAGCGGCGCAATCGCAGCAGGTCAATCCGTCAGTGTAAACATGGGAACTTGGACGGCTGTCAACGGCGGCTATACGGTTACCACGACGGTTGCGGCTGATGCGAACGAAGTAAGCATCAAGCAAACGAACAACACCAGCACGACAAGCTTGTATACCGGAAGAGGCGCTAATATGCCGTTTACCGTCATTGAAGCTGAGCTGCCGTCCAACGTTACGAACGGAACGAAACTAGCTCCGAACTTCACGCCAGGCGACTTTGCCGGCGAAGCTTCCGGACGTTCCGCGGTTCATCTGGACGCAACTGGGGAATATGTGGAGTTTACGCTGACCTCTCCGGCCAACGCGTTCGTCCTGCGTAACGCGGTGGCGGAGAATACGACGGGAACCGTTACTATATATGCCAACGGAACCAACAAAGGTAAATTCAACGTATCCTCCAAGTTCTCTTATTTGTACGCATCGCCTACTACACTGGGCAGACTGGGTTACGACAATGCCGGCACAAAAGCTTACTGGCTCTATGAAGATTCCCAGCTTATGCTCGACCAGGTTTATCCGGCAGGAACAAAAATTAAAATCCAAAAAGAAGCCGGAGACGTCTCATGGATTTACGTAGACATGATTGAAACGGAGAATGTCGCACCGGCGGCAACCAATCCGGACCCGAGCAAATACGTTCAGGTTTCGGCGTCGAAATCCATCGAGCAAGCGCTCAATGAATTCAGACAGGACGCGACGAAGAAAGGAATCTTTATCCCTGCAGGCACATGGACCATCAACAGTAAGATTTTCATTTACGGACGCGCAACCGAAATTATCGGCGCCGGACCTTGGCATACCAAGTTGACGGCTCCGCAAGACCAATCCAATACGGACGTCGGCTTTAACATTGCAGCAACCGCAAACGGTTCAACCATTAAAGACTTGTCCGCTTGGGGCAACTACATTTACAGACAAGACGGACCTGGTAAATTCATCGACGGCAACGGCATGCAGAACGTCACGATTCAGAACGTGTGGGCTGAGCATTTTGTCTGCTTGTATTGGGGTGTCAACTCTTCTAACAACACGTTCAAAAACAACCGTATCAAAAACACATTCGCAGACGGCATCAACATGACGAACGGTTCATCCAATAACATCATCGACAACAACTATTCCAGAGGAGCCGGAGACGATGCCTTCGCATTATTCAGCGCATCCGATGCCGGCGGTTCCTACAACACAGGCAACAAGTACACCAATCTTACGGCGGTTTGCGTAAGACGCGCTGCGGCTTTTGCGGTGTATGGCGGCTCGGATAACTTGTTCCAGAACCTTTATGGCGCAGACACGTTAACTTACCCCGGCATTACGATCAGCAGCTACAGCTTCGGGTATAACACGTTAGGTTTTGGTGACGTGGATACGGTATTCGACGGCATTACGCTGGACCGGACCGGCGGTGATTTCTGGACCAGTGTCGGCGCGGATGACAAGATTAATGATTATCAGAACTTCGGCGCGATCTGGTTTTATGTAGGTGATCGTACATTCAAGAATGTCGTAGTCAAAAATGTGGATATCAACAACTCGGTCTACTTCGGATTGATGTTCCAGACGATGTATCCTAATGCTCTAGCGATGCAAAACGTTCGCGTAGAGAACGTCAACATCAATAACCCGGTTCGTTATGGCATCAAGCTAGTTGCCAGAGCCGAGCAAGGTCAAGGACCGGTTGTAGGTTCGGCCAGTTTTAAGAATGTCAAAGTTAACAACCCGGGTGTTTCAGCGATTTACGGCGAATCCTTGAGCCCGAACTTTACGGTTAACCGAGTTTCAGGGAACAACTGGTAA